Proteins from a genomic interval of Drosophila melanogaster chromosome 2R:
- the CG43351 gene encoding uncharacterized protein: MLTLTLGFAMQLLLLISLLLLLPLPGFSRELRQPYRYDRYDGNPGQNQPRNLERN, from the coding sequence ATGTTGACGCTTACACTTGGATTTGCgatgcagttgctgctgttgatttCGCTGCTACTGCTACTTCCACTGCCCGGATTTTCGAGAGAACTAAGGCAGCCCTATAGATACGACAGATACGACGGTAATCCTGGCCAAAACCAACCAAGGAATTTGGAGCGGAACTGA